A region of the Salvia splendens isolate huo1 chromosome 11, SspV2, whole genome shotgun sequence genome:
AGCCCAAGCTTCTTTCAATTCATCTTCAGTCTTGCAGAGATACTTCTTCTTTAGATGAAAAATTATTAAAGGAACTATTCGTGATAACTCAAGCCCATATCCGACAAAGAACCTGAAGGCACAAAGTCAGTAGCGCATTTGAGTCTGTCTACAAGCCATCGAGACGAAGATATATTATGGTGATGATGTTCAATTTCACCAGAACAGGCCAACTCAAAATAAGATGTAAAACATGAGTACAAAACAAAAGGATTTGTTCAAGAAAAGACCCTTTTTTCAACGTTGAACccttgaaattaaaaaaaaagcagATGCAAGAAATGACTGATTCATTAAGATCGTGATAAAAGAGATGATCTCACTAAGAAGAAACAAACCACAACTAGTTGAGAAAGGCAAAGGAGTCTTACTTCAGAGCCACAAAAGTCAAAAAGAATGTAGCACTTCCTGGAAGACTTGCTGCTAGTACATCGAATACACTGTTTGGATTATCCTCAATAGCTTTGAACGAATCGAAAAGTGTGTGACCTACTGTGACACCAATGAATATGTTCAGCACCGAGAAATAGTAGTACTTCCCGGAGGCGGCCCTTTCCGCGTGACTCTGTGAAGGTATGCCCTCGGCCTTGGATAGGAACAACAAGAAACTTGGCAACAGTGCCAAGAATATTATAAGTGCAATCTGAGGCAAGTAAGCCCCGAGGATTGTTCTGATCATAGACTGTTCCAGCACTGGTTTCAAGAAGGGGACCAACTTCTCCAGGTTTGCTAAAGTAGTCAATGCTGAAATCAACCCAATAGGTATCATGTAAAAGAAGATGGTGAGAAACACTATGAAATAGACGACATATTGCCGGATCAGTCTCTCATAGAAATTCTTGGAAAGATTGGTCCATAGCAACTGGCAGGCCTCGGGAGCATCCATGACTGTCCATTTATCCAACATCGTATCGTGCAGACATTGTCCAGCGGCTGCTGCAGTTACCCTGTTATTGAAGAAAACCACAGCTGCAGATTGCTGTTTGTCTTTCAGGGCTATCTTTTGCTCGGATTCTAACTTTGGAACCAACTCTCTTATCTTTTTATCATAGTACTCTAGTGCATCAACCTTTTTACCTATAAGCTCCATAAAGCCAGCTCTAGTAGTCGGCCTCGTTCCTTCAGGGTTAGCAGTCCCTTTAGACTCGGCATAGATGACTTCTGCACGCGCAAGCTTCTTTCTGTATCCATCCAACTCTGCATAAATCTTGTTGGCCTGAGAAAAAAAGGTGACAAGTTACAATATGCGATATGATCACTAAATGTCCGGTGAGAAAACACGCACACACCTAAAGAAAGACTATGGTGAATCAAAACATTGATGGAGAGATGCAAAAGAGTGTCAAAGCAAGTACCACTTTATTGTTTGTGATCACCATTGCCTTGTAATATGTATCTGGATAGATTGCCTTAAAGTACGACTCCAACTGTTCGTTAATGCTTTGACCTTTCTCGGGAGCAGGTATGTCTCGAACAAGGACAGCAAACTGCTCATTTTTCACTTCAGGCGACATAAGAGCTTCAGCTCTCATATTCGAAACATGCCTATACGATCGCCATAGTATATAATACGTAACGAAAGAAACCCAATACGTAGCTGCCACAAATGCCCACAGCCAGTCGCTTTTTTGCTGTTATCCACCATACAATTCAGAGTTGTTAAGCAAATACATCATTCCACAATACGATaatcaaataaatttatatgaATTCAGGCAACAACGCCAAAAACTAAGAAGGAATAGTACTAACTGCAATATGCCCCATGGATAGCTTGTCCAGTTCATTGAAAGTTCCTTCACTTGTGGTTTCATTAGCGTCTATTTTGTTCTTAGCAGTATAGGCAATAGGAAGAAGCACAGGAAGAAGAAGAATCCCCGAGAAAACCAGTATCCCCAATGCTGCACCAGATCAATCAATCAATAACAGTATAAAACTAAACTTAATCAGTCCAATTGACAACCAAATCAGACAGCAAAACATCAATTGAACACAAAACAGATAGATCTAGCTTCTACCCCCAATTTCGAGCTCATGAGTGTGAATGTTCAGTTTGCAGTTACATTTTCCAATTCCCTAGCATAAGCAAAATTAATCACACAGCGAAGTTCATGATACTGTTTAGATAGCAGCTTCCTTCCTAATTAGTCTGATGCTACATTATTCTAGACCTCAATTTTGAGATAATTCACAGTAATGTAGACGGTACCGGTGGAGAGGAAGACGAAGTAGACGGCGGCATCAACGCCGGAATGTTTGATGACGTCAGCTTCGGTGGAGGAGACGGCTTCCTTAATCCAAGTAAACGGGTTGCGAGTGAGGCGGATACCTTCGTACGGGTCCATCCCTCGCATGATCCGATTCGGATAGTAGATGACGTGGTTGGAGGGGCGCCTCGAGAGCCACGCGAAGAGGAACATCAGCACCAGGAAAATGACGAACGACGTCCCCAGCGACGTCAGGAACGAGCTGAAATCCATGGCGCTtgcttttttctctctctaggatTGTGACGTCAATTAATATGAAGTTAGTAGAAGCGTTGGAAAGAGGAGAAAGAAGTAACCGTTGAAAGAGGAAGTTGAAGGAGTTATTTATAGCAGAGACGAATGGATTTTGCTTTCTAAATTTAACAAAAGTGGCTCGTTCAGTTGGGACAGCGCCTGCCTCGTTATAAGGACCGAAAAATTCGATTAAATTCGATGCGCGCATCTAAGTTTTTGTCTTTTTTAGAGAGTTTCATGCTTATGAGCATGCACAACGTCGTGtttaaagaataagaaaaagcATGCACTAGCGTGTGTGCTTAAGCTAAACACGTCACTGAATATCTATAATCACGAGGTTGATGCACGAGTCTTCATGCATCGGTATGCAAGTCGTGCGGCCATTATCAGCGTGACGCCTTCTCgctattttgttttcttttatttgaatatttaaatttaaaacaacaataataatagcCCAACGAATATATTTTGCAACAACCATTAATTTCGTTTTATTCGTAATTTTAATTGTAATATACTACTAAGTGGAAAAGAAATactctaatatatatatatatatatatatatatatatatatatatatatatatatatatatatatatatgggagcgttattctcctattcatcccttagatcctttattcttcttaatatgggccgttagatctcattcatcaacggtccagatgatctgcattattagtctttgtgcattattcaactgaaaatctacattattaaatgacacgtggcaccaatctaaccgtcggatgacaaaatcgtagggctgaaattaaaaagaacaaagaataaaagatacaaaaaggaaatgaatacatccctatatatatatatggataatATACATTGTTGATGCCCTAAGTCTAGTAACTAAATTACCCTTTTCGCTAGATTTCTTGCCGTTATTGTATGTTATGATAAATGGTTATTCCCTAAAAAAGAATGGTCACACCTATGCTATAACTGCGAACATTAATTACTGTATTTAATGAATTTCAAACCCCAACTAGATATATAAGTAGTGTCAAGTGTGTTAATTACAAGTCAAATAAAGTAGGACCAATACAAAAAAGTACGTGTGTCATgtttatgaaaatattaatgGAGAAATCAAATTGCAAAATCCATGTCGACTATCCTATCTGataaaatcttgaaattgtgTGGATAAATCATTAGAAAGTGACACCACCAAACTATTAGGTTAGGTGTGTGGCATTGATTATTACTTGTGTGTATTTTATAGCATGCCATGTGTGGCTATACGTGCTTCTATAACATTCTATTACATACTACTATAATACTATTATGTTACAAAACAAAATATTGTTCTTTGATCAAGTAGTATGTATGATTGTAATAGAAAAAGGTTGTCTCCATATACAAGATTATAGTGAACGagtatttttattactttttttatctatgGCTTTTGGTAATGCTTTTACCCGACAAATTGCGGCCAATCGGTAAGTCCATTTTTGGGGAAAGTATTGAAAACCATGCCACTACTTACTTTTTATTCAATATCATTTCAAAGTAACTTTTAATCTATATAGGAGTAACTTTTGATACATTTTTGTTCGATTTTTCATTCACTagattttgttttagttttaaaTACGAATAATGAATAAATTTCTCGTTAGAAAATTATCAATGACATAAAAAGACATATTACAGTGAAAAAAACATATCAAGAACAAATAAATAGTCCTTCCATACATGAATATGTCATATTTTCTTTCTAATATGTCCGTATATCATATTTATCATTCAATATACTCACTtcatccacgaaaaatagagcacatttaccATTTTTAATTGtctacgaaaaatagagcatatttaaaaatgaaagttttcaacttctctcttacttttccctttctctcttactaataatatggatcacacattccactaacactactcttctcttactttttttcctttctatcttactttatcaattccacattaaaacatGTATAGTTCATAATGTatcctatttttcatggatagagggagtagtattatgTAAGTAAATCACATATTTCATGAATTCATTTCACTTATAGtttagtattaaaataaatatactaacaTAAAAGTAGAGCTTAAATTACATTGAATTTTACTTTTAGTCAAACTGGGACAAATATTCTCAAGCTGAGATCAAAATTCTTTCTGAATTCACAATACACcgattaattttattaaatttattccCATCTAtttgcgaataggagtcccgtttttctattttagtacatccgtgaataggagtaccggttcatttttaccataaatggtaataaggTCTCATCTTCACCTAACTCGTACCGCAAAAGAATGAGACTCTTAATGGCAGACGGACGGAGGGAAGAGTATCTAATTTATGTACGTACGaattattcattacataatgtCTGTCAGgaaatccccccccccccccccccccccccccgccccCCCAACAACATCCCTCAAGGCTCAAATGATGCGTGGAACATAATCGTCCACACATCCATCTCAAATTATCAATATGCAAATATTTTCAATATTCTAGTTAATATGGGTCCCAATTGAATAACTGATATATAAACATACAAAAATTACAATCGACGcgtgataataatatttatttttgattCATTACGAATAAAATCTTGATGAGTGAAGACCACTATCACTTTATctaaatgaaaatgaaagaaataatTGTTATACACATGGCTTTGGGAAAACAATGGACGTGGACGCTGCAAATAGTGACGGCTATTTCGAATTTCAAATCTTAGCTTTCAAACCTACTATCTTAATGTGAACGCCAAAGTGAAATATTGCGAGTTTCAGTCCTTTGGAcgcaatttttaaaaaattaatttagtgtgttacaaaaaaaataagtgaatataaatttcattttttttataacacTATGTATAAATGAAATGAGTTAATAATAGTACATGAATCTCATACTCCCTTTGTCCTAtaaaaaattttcattttcatctacTCAACAAAATGAGTTAATAACAGGACATGAATCTCATATTCCCTCtatcttaaaaaaaattcattgttGTCCATTTCACTAACTTCCACTAAATGTAcaaattgattttaataaatatcCAACGTGACAAAATCTAGCCACCAATTATTTGCATCTAACGTGGGCCCAAAGCAAATTAGTCATCGAATTTTTTCCTAAAgaccatgtttggttgccaggattatgtctgggaaagtaatctgattccttaaattttaaattcttatgtttgtttccgtttttaatcaaactgagaaagtaatcaaaatcctgaaacaagtaaagttagtacaacttttcaggattctgaatcctaacttttcttaggtattctttttcccagttttaggatttttacatatttaatgcaatatagtacagttttttatcatcatcatcatcatcatcatcatcatcatcatcatcatcattattaagtacaatgttttaaaaataatttaaaagtataaatcatacttaatttcaggataataaataactataattcaaattatcataattataactatattattaatatttatttttatttttattatcataataataataatttatcaaataattaaatataattataattatataataatataataattattaatttataaattagtaattaacaataaaattgtagtgaaattttaaattataaaatttattcaattaaaaattaagtaaatataatgataataataataataatattaatcttatttattattatattattatatattatgatgtataatccatatttaaactatccatcataataataaataaaataaataattattatcatttgtaattaataatttattaaataatacgcattattattttttataaataaaaaatgataagtatatttttagtttagcgtttaaatcaaatatatactttcaaatcttgatatttttcaaacacgggaaagtaaagttattaaaaatcatatttccggaattcattttcccaggaatcattttccttgccaactttactttcccgccgaTCACCCCTGGCCAAAGAGTTGCAAATAGTCAGAAGCTACTGACTACCTATAGCTTATGACGCAGACAGTTTTTTGTCCTAATGAAGTGTCATACTTTGTAACCAATCAATTTTTTGGactatttccaaaaaaaatcgTACTCTACTCCATGAGGGAGCTTGGTTAAATCTAAAACTCGAATACTAATGTGTAAAACAAAACACCTCGAACTCTAGTTCCTACAATTCATGTTGAAATTCTAAAACTCGATCACTATTGCCTTCAGGCTTCAAGTAACAACAGAGCTGTTTGTCTTAACCAGTGATGCCAAATTGGTATTGTCGATGTTAAGTTTTGTCTGCAGATAAGTCTCAAACTAGCGCGACGACTCGTAGCTcttttttcaataaataatcAAAACCAATTTGCTCCCAAGTCCAAGCTGAAACCCAAGATCTAGTTTGGACCAAGAGCGGTTTGGTTTTGATAAAATGAGACGTGTGCTCGATTGAGGCTCATACGCAAAACTTAGCATCAGCAATACATTATCCTTTTTATCAGCATccaaaagaaataaacaaaccCACATTGGTACACTGCAACTATATAGTGAACTTCAGATGTTGTAACTAATGAGAATGTTACTGCAAAACTACACAGCTACTTCATACGCAAGTTTTCAAGATCAGTGTTCCacaaaatttggacatggcTGGGAAGTGCTCTTTCATTACATTACACCATCCTATACAGCTTGGACAGCTCAGCTCACTCGAGCATCGGTGAAAATCAGGGTAAACCTTAAAAACATTTAACAACCAGATACTATGATGGGATACAACTTCTACTGGCCTAGGCCTTGCGTAGAAGTGTGACATTGTCAAGCATAAGGCCATCCTAATCGACAAAATCATGGAGTGCGGAGTTACACAGTGACTAGGTAAGTACGCCGAGACAAATTTTGCAGCCTACCTCAAACATTACAGCAATGAGGATGCCCTTTCATCAGATTGTCCCATAAACATACCATTTGTCTAGGGGATTGGTAATGTGCAGTGTGGTAGTTCTCCATGCATCCGTACTGGCAGTATTTCCAATTATGAGAATATTGAACATGCTTTGTACTGTTGAACTGCTCGACCCACATTCCCATGCTCACATCCTCCATTTTAAATAGCTGCAGGGTGAGTTAAGAATAAGATAGTAAATTTCAATGTTCCTCTGGGAGAAATGATCAAATGTTGCAAGATGTTACTAACCCGTAGGCTATGATTTTCACTTTGAGAGACGATGTAATTGGCAATGTCGCTTGATATTATGTATCCAGGTCCATTGGCATAGGGTGGATAGATTTCTTCGGGCCACTCCTGTGGTTAGAGAGGAGGACAATCTTATAGAGTAAAAATGATTGTGGATATGGCAATACTTATTGTGGCACAGATATGAACCGTGTTTGTTCTTACACAAGTGAATGTACGAACCTCATAAGAGACTGCCCACTTCCCTGTCCTAAGAGGCCTGTGCAATAGGTTCAAATTTCCCAGATACAACGGCCTTGTAGGTGACAAGCCTTCAATGTCTTTTAAGATTCTCTCAACCCTAATAAAAGTATCATCATCACATTTCATAATATATGCTGCCATTGCATTTCGAACCTAGAATGAAATGTAGGGGCCGGTTAGAAAATGTTGAAATCTTACTACAAGAGACCAAACGAAATAGAGAGATAGTATCATACCCCATATTCACAAATGGCAACAGTTTTAAGAACTACTAGCTCGTAGCGGTCCATGAATGGCAAAATCTCTATATCACCAAAGTAAGCAGCCTCCTTCTTCAGAACTGCATTCACCTCACTCCTTGTGTTCTACAGAAACATTCTCTTCAAGTGGGTCAAACTGTAGCTAGTAAGTACAGATTAAATTGCAGAAACACGCTTACTGACAAATGACAGCCCACCAAGTTTCATAGTACCATAAACAAAGCAATGCAAAAAATGTTACACCATTCGCCAAACCGAAATATATTTGCCAATGCCATCTTTTCACCATCTTTGCATCTCAATTAGAAAAGAGTACAATAGGACtgcatatttatatttcattgtAATATAAACACACTCTCCACAAGTTTGGCCAAACCTAATGACTAACATCCTGCAATAGTGTGTTCTCTTACTTCATGTGTTACACATGTGCAAtccatttcaaataaaatgccTCCGTATCTATGTTACACATTAAAAAACCTATGAATCACCAGACACGCAGTACAAATACGCATCTCAATGGAAAAAAGTAAACTCGGATACAAGAAACAGAAGCCAAGAGATTATCAGATTATTTTCCAGGATGATTAATGCTCAAATATATGCCAGAAACTCTGAAACCATCTCTAAAACCATATTTTACTTATGTTGTCATTTTACATACAGCAGAGAATGCCTCGAAATCCATAGTATAGGTGGTTAGTGTTAAGAAGCAGGAACTGAAATGTGACAGGTTTCAGAggaataaaggagaaaaaacaTGCAGATATACATAAACACAACTGCATGTATGTATACACatatattttacaaattttgaaGTTTTAGAATGACtattaatgaaaaaaaagtagagatacaGTTGAGTAACTTGAGTTTACAGTTCAATGAGGGTTCCTGAAAAAATTTATcctatttatttttagtaaattgATGACCAAACAAAATATACCCAGAGAATTGGAcgcaattaaaagaaaaatatgacaTACCAGTGCAACAAAGAATCGAACAGCTACTTTAGAGGTCTTGACTGACATAGATTGCATCCATGTCATTCTTACTGCCATACGCTCAGCAAAATGATTGGTGGCTGAAAGAACCCCAATAAAGAGTTGAACGCCACCTTGGGGTGTGTGATGGGATTTCCATTTCTCAGAGAAATCTAATACTCTATGGGGTGAGAAACTTGGATGAGAGGTTGGCAGAGAGGTAGCATATACTGAATGAACATCCACATTACCCTTGATTGCTAACCCTGTTGCATCTTCCAGTGTAAAACCCTGGACAAGTAACGATAGGATCAAGAAACTAGATTATCTTTAAGGATTTTTAGGAACTAAGGAATCTACAAGTAGATTGCTAAGGATAGCTCTCGTATCTGATAAAATTTCGCTCAATGAACAGcaattttaaataatagtaaGAATCTGTATAATTTCCGCATCTACCTTAAGATATCCGACAAAAAATTGATAATAGAAACTCTAAATGTAGATGGTATGCAGTGAAAACTGCTAGTACTTACCATTCGATATGGGAATGATGTCACATGACGCCCACCTGCATTTATATGATATCCATCAACTCCAGCACGAATGGTCAGAACAAACATTCGTCCTTCCCTAAAGGGAAATGGCCAGGTTACTTCTGGTTTTTTAGCACGCCCTATAAAGCGCTCAAACCATGAAAATATCTTGGACTCTTTTGTGTCAGTGACATCGTTGCGCATCCATTTTTCACACCGCAAGTATCCGTCAACTGCAAGGATTACATGTTAGACTTTTTATAAGATCAAAGttcaaagagaaagaagagataTCACAAAATCAGTAGATGAGCATCATAAGTTTGTAACACCAAACAATCCAGAACGGCATAACAGATAGAGGCATACTTTTTTATGAGAGCCTGTACTTCACATCATGAAGGTTACCTTAGTTCAGTTAATGAAATACACGAATTAGTATGTACCACTTTGACACTTTCCATTTAATAAGGGCAGGTCAATAGCCTCACATTTCAGGGATTATAGACCATAAAAACATAAAAGATAAAGGTGGATTTTGGGAGTTCATGCTTTGGTGGTCCTATAACTAAAATAACACTGATAATCTGGAGATTCCAACTGGAATGTTAATGTGAAGCTCTTCATGCCTCAGCTGCGCAAGAAATATGCTTCAGTCACCATATGATATGATGTCAGGAATCAGGACATTTCATATCCTTCCAAAAATTGAGATATACAAAAAATGTATCCTGAAAATGGATGCAGTGTTAGCAGATTAAGAGCAATAACTGAAGCATACCCTGCATATCATCGTCACCCTTGGAAGGCAAACCATCACACCTCTGAGCTGTTCCCCACTGCATCCTATAACATGTGTTGTGCTCAATTACTTGATGATGGCTCCAGTCACCTCTTAATCGAGGATTCAAATGCAAAATCTTAGGTGGATCTTCCCCATGCACAGCCTTTAATCCTTGCAGCTCAACCATGAACTGTGATACTAAAA
Encoded here:
- the LOC121754140 gene encoding CSC1-like protein ERD4, whose product is MDFSSFLTSLGTSFVIFLVLMFLFAWLSRRPSNHVIYYPNRIMRGMDPYEGIRLTRNPFTWIKEAVSSTEADVIKHSGVDAAVYFVFLSTALGILVFSGILLLPVLLPIAYTAKNKIDANETTSEGTFNELDKLSMGHIAQKSDWLWAFVAATYWVSFVTYYILWRSYRHVSNMRAEALMSPEVKNEQFAVLVRDIPAPEKGQSINEQLESYFKAIYPDTYYKAMVITNNKVANKIYAELDGYRKKLARAEVIYAESKGTANPEGTRPTTRAGFMELIGKKVDALEYYDKKIRELVPKLESEQKIALKDKQQSAAVVFFNNRVTAAAAGQCLHDTMLDKWTVMDAPEACQLLWTNLSKNFYERLIRQYVVYFIVFLTIFFYMIPIGLISALTTLANLEKLVPFLKPVLEQSMIRTILGAYLPQIALIIFLALLPSFLLFLSKAEGIPSQSHAERAASGKYYYFSVLNIFIGVTVGHTLFDSFKAIEDNPNSVFDVLAASLPGSATFFLTFVALKFFVGYGLELSRIVPLIIFHLKKKYLCKTEDELKEAWAPGDLNYGTRFPDDMLVLTIVLCYSVIAPVILLFGVLYFGLGWLVLRNQVLKVYVPSYQTYGRMWPHMYNRVAVSLLLYQATMVGYFGAKEFIYTPVLIPLPILSLLFIYFCTMKYYRFFQSTALDVACRELKETPNMEGVFRSYVACSLSTEKTAEVVQFVDDLAHVTRPGSAV
- the LOC121756008 gene encoding hydroxyproline O-galactosyltransferase GALT2-like isoform X2 encodes the protein MKRSKAVLSGDESASVFDGFSMMDEKNADISKSRVSSDGFHRILHDNENQDNHLKPEQINIQMQRDHKSVTKASQQHYGRITADILRRMNRTKNLSVMERMADEAWALGLKAWEEASKYDDKEIDMSTILEGKPESCPSWVSMEGEELAKRDFLMFLPCGLAAGSSITVIGTPHQAHQEYVPQLAKRRIGDGLVLVSQFMVELQGLKAVHGEDPPKILHLNPRLRGDWSHHQVIEHNTCYRMQWGTAQRCDGLPSKGDDDMQVDGYLRCEKWMRNDVTDTKESKIFSWFERFIGRAKKPEVTWPFPFREGRMFVLTIRAGVDGYHINAGGRHVTSFPYRMGFTLEDATGLAIKGNVDVHSVYATSLPTSHPSFSPHRVLDFSEKWKSHHTPQGGVQLFIGVLSATNHFAERMAVRMTWMQSMSVKTSKVAVRFFVALNTRSEVNAVLKKEAAYFGDIEILPFMDRYELVVLKTVAICEYGVRNAMAAYIMKCDDDTFIRVERILKDIEGLSPTRPLYLGNLNLLHRPLRTGKWAVSYEEWPEEIYPPYANGPGYIISSDIANYIVSQSENHSLRLFKMEDVSMGMWVEQFNSTKHVQYSHNWKYCQYGCMENYHTAHYQSPRQMVCLWDNLMKGHPHCCNV
- the LOC121756008 gene encoding hydroxyproline O-galactosyltransferase GALT2-like isoform X1: MKRSKGDYSSARRFKLSYILLAAAGLYLILIFFKFPDFLSAAVLSGDESASVFDGFSMMDEKNADISKSRVSSDGFHRILHDNENQDNHLKPEQINIQMQRDHKSVTKASQQHYGRITADILRRMNRTKNLSVMERMADEAWALGLKAWEEASKYDDKEIDMSTILEGKPESCPSWVSMEGEELAKRDFLMFLPCGLAAGSSITVIGTPHQAHQEYVPQLAKRRIGDGLVLVSQFMVELQGLKAVHGEDPPKILHLNPRLRGDWSHHQVIEHNTCYRMQWGTAQRCDGLPSKGDDDMQVDGYLRCEKWMRNDVTDTKESKIFSWFERFIGRAKKPEVTWPFPFREGRMFVLTIRAGVDGYHINAGGRHVTSFPYRMGFTLEDATGLAIKGNVDVHSVYATSLPTSHPSFSPHRVLDFSEKWKSHHTPQGGVQLFIGVLSATNHFAERMAVRMTWMQSMSVKTSKVAVRFFVALNTRSEVNAVLKKEAAYFGDIEILPFMDRYELVVLKTVAICEYGVRNAMAAYIMKCDDDTFIRVERILKDIEGLSPTRPLYLGNLNLLHRPLRTGKWAVSYEEWPEEIYPPYANGPGYIISSDIANYIVSQSENHSLRLFKMEDVSMGMWVEQFNSTKHVQYSHNWKYCQYGCMENYHTAHYQSPRQMVCLWDNLMKGHPHCCNV